Genomic segment of Kibdelosporangium phytohabitans:
GCGCCGGGTTGATCAGGCCCAGCGTGGGGTGCAGCAGGAACTTCCACAGCAGCGCCACGATCGCCACGGACAGCACGACCGGCGCGAAGACCACGAACCGGAAGAACCGTTCGCCGCGGATGCGCTGGTTCAGCGCCCAGGCGATGGCCACCGCGGGCGGGAACAGCATGCACCCGCCGATGAACGTGATCATGAACGTGTTGACCAGCGCGCCGCCGTAGTCCGGGTCGCCCAGCAACCGCTGGTACTGCTCCAGTCCGACGAACTTGTACGCCCCGGTGCGGGAGAACTCGTTGAGCGACAGCACGACCGTGTTGCCCAGCGGGTAAAGGAAGAACACCCCGAGCAGCGCGAGCGCCGGGAGCAGGAACGGGATGACGATCCGCCGCTGGGCGACCCGGTACACAGCCGAACTCCCTAGTTCCCGTAGACCCGGCGCAGGCCCTTGTCGAGCTCTTCCAACGTCTGCTTGGCGTCCTGCTTGCCGAACACCAGGCGGGCGATCTGCGGGTAGACCACATCCTTGGCCTTGCTCTGGGTCAGCGCGTACTCGCGTGGGTTGAACGCGTCCGCCCCGGCCATCACCTTGTCGATCCCGGGGATGCCGGGCGGGCTGGGCACGCCGGTCACCGCGGACACCTCACCGATCTCGTTGGCGCGCTTGGTCTGCACCTCGACGCTGGTCAGCCGGCGAGCCCATTCCAGTGCCATCGGGATGTTCTGGCTCTTGGCCGCGACCGCGACGTTCTGCAGCGCTGCCATCATCGCGCCCTGGTCACCCGCGGCACCCGGCACGGACGGGAACGCGATCACGCCGAGCTCGAAGTCCTTGGGGATGACGTTGGCCATCTCGCTGACCAGCCAGGTGCCCATCAGGATCATGCCGGCCTTGCCCTGGAAGAACTGCGTTTCCGCGGCGGTGAAGTCGGTCCCCTCGAAACCCTTGAGGAACGAGCCCTTGTCGCGCAGCTGCTGCAACATCTGCAACCCCTGCAGGAAACCGGGGTTCTCGGTGATGTGCCCCTTGCCCTCGGTCAGCACGGCACGGGCCTTGTCGTAGCCGACCGTGCGCATCCAGAGGTGGTCGCTCCACATGCCCATGTACGGCTCGAACAGGCCGGTGATCGCGATCGGGTCGACACCGCCCGCCTTGAGCTTGTCGGCGGCAGCGAGCAGTTCGTCCCAGGTCTTCGGCGGCTGGACGCCCAGCTGCCGGAAGATCTTGGCGTTGTAGAACAGCACGTGCAGCGACAGCTCGGACGGGACGCCGTAGATCTTGCCGTCCTTCGGGTGCTGCATGAACTTGCGCAGCGTCGGGTTGAACCGCTCCAGCCACGGCTTGCCGGTCTGCGGGTCCACCTGTTCCAGGTACGGCTTGAGGTCGAGCAACGCGCCCTCGTCGGCCCACGCGACCTTCGCCGGGTTGGTGGCGTCGAACATCTCGTAGTCGACGTCGAGCGGCTTGCCCGCACGCCAGCGCTGCTCGATGGCGGGACGGGCCAGGGTG
This window contains:
- a CDS encoding ABC transporter substrate-binding protein, which encodes MSPKRRLAALGAVVLSLVVTACSGGGGMAPAAGPNPVNWRDSIKGGALEVGVLSAEGTPGLKLLQGIADGMKADYSGSDIKLTFANTLARPAIEQRWRAGKPLDVDYEMFDATNPAKVAWADEGALLDLKPYLEQVDPQTGKPWLERFNPTLRKFMQHPKDGKIYGVPSELSLHVLFYNAKIFRQLGVQPPKTWDELLAAADKLKAGGVDPIAITGLFEPYMGMWSDHLWMRTVGYDKARAVLTEGKGHITENPGFLQGLQMLQQLRDKGSFLKGFEGTDFTAAETQFFQGKAGMILMGTWLVSEMANVIPKDFELGVIAFPSVPGAAGDQGAMMAALQNVAVAAKSQNIPMALEWARRLTSVEVQTKRANEIGEVSAVTGVPSPPGIPGIDKVMAGADAFNPREYALTQSKAKDVVYPQIARLVFGKQDAKQTLEELDKGLRRVYGN